In the Clostridium sporogenes genome, one interval contains:
- a CDS encoding methylated-DNA--[protein]-cysteine S-methyltransferase encodes MNNAYCYKTPIGEIVIVDNGRSIVQVFFGDNIPKNVNVIETNLLKEANNQLKEYFIGKREKFDLYLEPQGTEFQKKVWKELQEIPYGETRSYKNIAINIGNEKACRAVGMANNKNPIPIFIPCHRVIGSNGNLIGYAGGLDIKETLLRIENKD; translated from the coding sequence ATGAATAATGCATATTGTTATAAAACTCCAATTGGAGAAATAGTAATTGTTGATAATGGTAGATCTATTGTTCAAGTATTTTTTGGAGATAATATTCCTAAGAATGTAAATGTTATTGAGACTAATTTATTAAAAGAGGCAAATAACCAGCTTAAAGAATATTTTATAGGGAAAAGAGAAAAATTTGATTTATATCTTGAGCCACAGGGGACAGAATTTCAAAAAAAAGTTTGGAAGGAATTACAAGAAATACCCTATGGAGAAACTCGTAGTTACAAAAATATAGCAATAAATATAGGTAATGAGAAGGCGTGTCGTGCTGTGGGAATGGCTAATAATAAGAATCCTATACCTATTTTTATTCCTTGCCATAGAGTTATTGGATCTAATGGCAATTTAATTGGTTATGCAGGAGGATTAGATATAAAAGAAACACTTTTAAGAATAGAAAATAAAGATTAA
- a CDS encoding VOC family protein → MLTNHLGIKVRDIEKVQKFYCENLEFEFEHKYEDEDKILVFLKNQNSVIELIYSKNKEYNSVINGIIDHVAFTVTNIQEYIDKLKRKSVKFITNEVTEVDGKIIIFFEGAEGEKIELVQYK, encoded by the coding sequence ATGTTAACAAATCATCTAGGAATAAAAGTAAGAGATATAGAAAAGGTTCAAAAGTTTTATTGTGAGAATTTAGAATTTGAATTTGAGCATAAATATGAGGATGAAGATAAAATTTTAGTATTTCTAAAAAATCAAAATTCAGTTATAGAGTTAATATATTCTAAGAATAAGGAATACAATTCAGTAATAAATGGAATTATAGATCATGTAGCTTTTACTGTTACTAATATACAAGAATATATTGATAAATTAAAAAGGAAAAGTGTGAAATTTATTACAAATGAAGTAACAGAAGTAGATGGCAAGATAATTATATTTTTTGAAGGAGCTGAAGGAGAAAAAATTGAGTTAGTTCAGTATAAATAA